The following nucleotide sequence is from cyanobacterium endosymbiont of Braarudosphaera bigelowii.
AAAAAATTGCTATTATGGTTGGTCAATTAACTAGAATCTTAATGTTAATTCTAGCTATGAATAGACCAGAATTTTTAATTTGGGCAATCTTATTATTTTTAATGCCTATTTTTGATCAACCAGCTTTAAATGATGTTACTGAATTAGATAACACAAGAGATTTTCTTGGTTTATGTACTCTAACATTATTACTATTAATCTTATTACCAGTCCCTAGCTTTTTAGTTAATTGGTTACAAGTTTAATTTTAATAACATAAAAAACTATTAGATAACTTTATCAAAAGAACAAGTTACATATCTAATTCTGCTTCACTTGCCTACGCAATTTAATTAATATTAAGGGGAAAAAGTACAACAACGTAAAACAAGTCAATAATATCTATAAGATACTATTGACTTAGTGACTAAGATTGAAAACAATTTTTTATTTATATAAAGTTCTTATGCATCTATAATAAAAATTATATTCCATCCTAAATTTATAAACTAGTAATATAAATCAATATTATTAGTTTATAAAAAATACTAGTTTAGTTAAGTTAAAAAATATACGATGCAACTGTTTACATCTTACTATTTCCCTATAAATATTTACTAACCATCTCAATAATGATGCAAATTATTTAATAATAATAAACTAGTCTTAAGTATATGACTGCTTTGTTTGAAATTTTTTAGAATCAATAATGATATTGTAATATTTAGATAAAACATCATTTTTAAAACTAGTTTGCAGAAAATATCTTTGCTATTTGTCAGGTTACTAATTACTTTTTATAAACTATTTTTCAAGAATTGATGAAGTAATTAATTCTTGAACACCCTTTTTGTAAAATTTAATACTTCATTTTTAGTATCTACGATAATTGTATCTTCTGCTACGAACTCTCCTTTAAGAAGTAACTTAGCAATAGGAGTTTCCACGTATCTTTGAATCGCTCTTTTTAAAGGCCTAGCTCCATAAATAGGATCGTATCCGATATTGGCAATAAAATCTAAGGCAGACTCTGATAGTTCGATATGTATTTTTTGTTCTTCTAGACGATTGCTTAATAGCTGAGTTTGTAATTTAACAATTTCCCTTAATTGAGATTTTTGTAATCCATGGAAAATTATTATTTCATCGATGCGGTTGAGAAATTCAGGACGAAAATTATTTTGTACAGTTTTAATAACACGTGAATACATTTCACTATAACGAGAATCATCATCCACAACATCTAAGATATATTGTGATCCTATATTACTAGTCATAATAATAATGGTATTCTTAAAGTTAATAGTGCGCCCCTGAGAATCAGTTAACCTACCATCGTCAAGAATTTGTAACATAATATTAAAGATATCAGCATGGGCTTTTTCTATCTCGTCAAAAAGAATTACTGCATATGGATGACGACGAATAGCTTCACTTAGTTGTCCTCCCTCATCATATCCAACATATCCTGGAGGTGCTCCAATTAAGCGAGATATACTATGTCTTTCCATATATTCAGACATATCAATTCGTACTATTGACTCTTCAGTATCAAATAAGCTCTTTGCAAGTGCTCTAGCTAATTCAGTTTTTCCAACTCCAGTAGGTCCAAGAAAAAGGAAACTGGCAATAGGACGTTCTGGATCAGCAAGGCCAGCTCTTGATCTCTGTATAGAGTCCGCAACAGCAGTCACAGCTTCTTCTTGTCCAACTACTCTTTTATGGAGATCGTTTTCTAAATTTAGTAATTTTTCCTTTTCCGACTGTACTAATTTATGAAGAGGAATTCCTGTCCACCGGGATATAATTTCAGCAATATCTGATGAGACTACTTCTTCTCTAAGTAAGATTTTATCTTGATGATTTATAGTCTTACTTTCTAAATCTTTTATCTGCTCCTGTAACTTTGATAATTTTCCATATCGTAATTCAGCAGCTTTGTTAAGATCATAATCTCGTTCAGATTGTTGGATTTCCAAGTTAACTTGATCAATAGTTTTTTTTAATTGTAGTATCTCATCAATCAACGTCTTTTCTGTCTGCCACCGTAAATTAAGATTAAATTGTTCTTGTTTCAAAGCAGAAAGTTCTTCTTCCAAAATTTTTAATCGCTCACAGGATAACTGATCTTGCTCTTTATCTAAAGAAAGACGTTCCATTTCTAGTTGAAGAATTTTACGATCAATTTCATCTAACTCTTCTGGCTTAGAAGTAATTTCTATTTTAAGTTTAGCAGCAGACTCATCTATTAAATCGATAGCCTTATCAGGTAAAAAACGATCACTAATATAACGATCAGATAATATTGCAGCAGCTACCAATGCTGTATCGGCTATTTTTACTCCGTGATGAACTTCATAGCGTTCTTTTAGTCCACGTAGAATTGAGATTGTATCAATTACATTAGGTTCATTGACGATGACTGATTGAAAACGTCGTTCTAAAGCAGCGTCTTTTTCAATATACTTTCTATACTCATCAAGTGTTGTTGCTCCAATACAATGTAATTCACCTCTTGCCAACATAGGTTTAAGTAAATTACCAGCATCCATTGCTCCCTGACTAGCACCTGCTCCAACTACAGTATGTATTTCATCAACAAATAAAATAATATTTCCTTCGGAATCAGTAACTTCTTTTAAAACCGCTTTCAATCTTTCTTCAAACTCTCCTCGATATTTTGCGCCTGCAATTAAAGAACCCATATCTAAAACAATAAGTTTTCTATCTCGCAAAGATTCAGGAACATCTCTATTAATGATTCTTTGAGCTAGTCCTTCAACAATTGCTGTTTTTCCAACTCCAGGTTCTCCAATTAAAACAGGATTATTTTTAGTTCTGCGAGATAGAATCTGAATAGTACGACGAATTTCATCGTCTCTTCCTATAACTGGATCAAGTTTTCCTTTTTCAGCTAATTCTGTTAAATCTCTTCCATATTTTACTAATGATTCATACTTGATTTCTGGATTTTGGTCAACCACTTTTTCCTTACCTCTAATTTCTTTAATAACTTTTTCTAACCGTTCTTGAGATAGATTTATTTCCTTAAATAGATCTATTCCAAAGCGATGATCATAACCATATGCTAGAAGTATATGTTCTATAGAAATATAATGATCCTGGAATTCTTTGCGAAATTTTTCACTTTTATCAAAAAGTTTATCCAAGCTATATCCAAGATAAACAGACTCTATAGAGTTAGATATTTTAGGTTGATTAATAATAAAATTTTCGGTGAAATCTTGTACTTTGTTTATATCAACATTTGCTTTACGAAATATTCTTATAGATAACTCATCTCCTTTCATAAGAAATTTCATTAAATGCTCACTTTCAATTTGTTGATGTTTATTTTCTTTTGCAATTTTAGGAGTTTCAACAATTGCTTCCCATACTTTTCTTGTGAATTTGTTAGGATCTGTAGGTTGCATTTTTCAAAATATATTAACTAACTCATATTTTTTATAATATCTTAGTTTAAAAAATAGCAAAGGACGGATTTCCTCACTACCTAGAGTTTATTTATTAATATATCAAGTATGAAAAAAGAATGTAAGTGTATGTAGCTAAATATCATATATATTAAAAATTATGTTTTTCTATATCCATTTTTTATCATAGTTGGAAAAATATTTTATTATATGTATTATCTATATTTGGTGCTCCTTGAAGTATTGTTAAACAACACTATCCATGAAAAACAATTAATTTTATCAGCTTAAGATTTCGATAATCTATTAATATCTTATAGATTATCGAAATCTTAATAAAAGTCATAAGTTCTCGGTTGATATTTACTAATCAAGTAAGTCAATATTAATAATATATAGTTTATATTTTATTAATATTTTTAACAGAACTAGTTTATTCTTAGTAAGTATTCTCGAAAAAACATTCCATAACTAATATAAATATTCAATAAAGAATATTTTGCAAAAGCTTATTTAACTAACAATATTAACGATAATTACTTAAAATAGGTTTGACATATTTTTTCATTACTATGAGTGGTAGTGACGTAATAAAAATTTTAATTATAGTTAAAAGTTTACTTAAATTAAATATATTAATTTACCAAAAACACTACTTAATAAGTGTAAGCCTTAAAGGTATTAAATTCATTTATAGTTTTATTAGATTAAGAATCATCTGTAGAAGTATTAGATATCAAATTATTATACTTTTTAGTAATTATTTCTATTATCTTGAAACAATCAATGTACATTTATGGTCAATTATAGAAATAATTACAAAGTTCACAAAATCATGTAGTATTGTTAAGGAAGTAAAACAGAACAACTAGGAACTTTTATCTAGAGCATACATTAAGTTTCTTGTAACATAAATCTTCAAAGTTCCTAACTTCAATGGAAGCGCTGAGGCTTAATATCAAGATCTCGATAAAACAATAACTATAGCTAATATTTCACTATCGTAAATCTTACTCTATATACCATTATTAATTACTCTTCATTTCGTGATACCATCCCCGAATTAAACTACTACTACGCAAAAATCGTATTATGAAACTAACTAAAAGTAATCTGGATCCTGTTCGTTCATATCTAAGAGAAATTGGTCGTGTTCCTTTATTGACTCATGAAGAAGAAATTCTTTATGCAAAACGTGTACAAAGATTTGTAGATTTAGAGAAATACCGCGAACTTTTTACTAAAGAAACAGGAAAAGAGCCAACAGAAACTCAATGGGCTCAAGCAGC
It contains:
- the clpB gene encoding ATP-dependent chaperone ClpB, whose translation is MQPTDPNKFTRKVWEAIVETPKIAKENKHQQIESEHLMKFLMKGDELSIRIFRKANVDINKVQDFTENFIINQPKISNSIESVYLGYSLDKLFDKSEKFRKEFQDHYISIEHILLAYGYDHRFGIDLFKEINLSQERLEKVIKEIRGKEKVVDQNPEIKYESLVKYGRDLTELAEKGKLDPVIGRDDEIRRTIQILSRRTKNNPVLIGEPGVGKTAIVEGLAQRIINRDVPESLRDRKLIVLDMGSLIAGAKYRGEFEERLKAVLKEVTDSEGNIILFVDEIHTVVGAGASQGAMDAGNLLKPMLARGELHCIGATTLDEYRKYIEKDAALERRFQSVIVNEPNVIDTISILRGLKERYEVHHGVKIADTALVAAAILSDRYISDRFLPDKAIDLIDESAAKLKIEITSKPEELDEIDRKILQLEMERLSLDKEQDQLSCERLKILEEELSALKQEQFNLNLRWQTEKTLIDEILQLKKTIDQVNLEIQQSERDYDLNKAAELRYGKLSKLQEQIKDLESKTINHQDKILLREEVVSSDIAEIISRWTGIPLHKLVQSEKEKLLNLENDLHKRVVGQEEAVTAVADSIQRSRAGLADPERPIASFLFLGPTGVGKTELARALAKSLFDTEESIVRIDMSEYMERHSISRLIGAPPGYVGYDEGGQLSEAIRRHPYAVILFDEIEKAHADIFNIMLQILDDGRLTDSQGRTINFKNTIIIMTSNIGSQYILDVVDDDSRYSEMYSRVIKTVQNNFRPEFLNRIDEIIIFHGLQKSQLREIVKLQTQLLSNRLEEQKIHIELSESALDFIANIGYDPIYGARPLKRAIQRYVETPIAKLLLKGEFVAEDTIIVDTKNEVLNFTKRVFKN